The Candidatus Kryptoniota bacterium sequence TGAAGACGCTGAAGCGATCAAGAAAGTGTTGAAGACGCTTTTTAGAAATGATGAGTCCTCGGCCCGGCCTTCTGGTACGATGGAAGTTCACAAGGTCTATTGGTGGAAACACAATTCGAACAATGGTCAGTACTCATCTGCTAAAGTGCATCGGTCTGTTTCGAAGAGGATCGGAGTCAAGGAGCGCATCACAGAACCGAAGAGTATTGACGATTATTCGATTCCTGAAAAATCCGAGATTGAAAAAGAACTTCCCGGCTTAAAATGTGAGGTTGTTGATGGTGAATAGGAACAATCAAGAGTGATTGTTCTACCGAATCCAATTATGTACACCGAAGATGACTTCTTTCAGATAAGCGCGCTGCAGCATTATGTCTATTGTCCGCGACAATGTGCGTTGATACACGTCGAAGATGTGTGGCAAGAGAACGTCTTCACCGTTCGCGGCGATATCTTACACGAGAAAGTCGATACCGATACCTACGAATCCCGTGGGACATTAAAGACGGTGCGCGGACTCAAGATTCATTCGTTTAGACTTGGGATTTCAGGAAGATGCGATGTGGTGGAGTTTCGGAGAGCAAGTGATGGTGCCGATGAGCCGATGCCCGTCGAGTTCAAATCTGGCGAACCCAAAGACGACATAAGCGATAAAGTTCAGCTCTGTGCGCAGGCTCTATGCTTGGAAGAGATGCTGAACTCTTCAGTCAAGCGCGGGTCATTCTTCTATGCGAAAATCCGCCGCCGCGTGCAGGTGGAGATTGATGAGCATTTGCGAAAACAAACTGAGGAGGTTATTGCAAACGTTCGCGAGCTGATTGCAAACAAGCGGACTCCGGCAGCAGATTTCTCGGCAAAGTGCCGGAATTGCTCGTTGGAGGCGGTTTGTATGCCGAAGGCAAGGAACAATAGAAAGCTGAAACGCTACATGGAGATGCTATACCTGCCATGAAAAAGCACTTAAATACACTTTACATTACTTCCGACGATGCCTATGTACACAAGGAGCGAGAAACGTTCGTTGTCGAAGTTGACAATAAGAAGGTATTTCAGGCACCCGTTCATTCGATTGAGAATATCGTTTGCTTCGGCTTCAAGTCTCTTTCTCCTCCGCTCATGGCATTCTGCGCGGAGAACAATGTCGGCATCAGTTATTTGTCGGAGAATGGAAGGTTCCTCGCCCGCGTAACCGGACCTCAGCAAGGAAACGTCCTTCTTCGCAAAGCTCAATACGCGATGTCAGACAGCGAGCCACAATCATTATCTGTCGCGCGACCGATCATTGCAGCGAAGGTGGCAAACTACAGGAATCTTTTACTCCGTCACCAAAGAAATCGTCCGCCTGTCGGAGATCCTGTAAACGGGGAAGATTCAGAGGAACCGGAATCCGAAGAAGAACCCTCTAAAGCTGTGGAATCCGTCGCAGCGGCGATGGGCGGTAGGTTAGAGGGCATCCGGAAGGCAGAAACTCTTGATGAGCTCCGCGGCTTAGAAGGCGAATGTGCTGCGATGTATTTTGGAGTTTTGTCGGCATTGATAAAGGTGAAAGATTTTGAATTTACTTCCCGGTCGAAGCGACCGCCACTCGATCCCGCGAACGCACTGCTCTCGTTTCTGTATGCAATCCTGGTAAATGACGTTCGTTCTGCTTTGGAAACTACCGGACTCGATCCGCAGGTCGGGTTTCTTCATCAGTTAAGATCGGGAAGACCGAGTTTGGCTCTCGACATTATGGAAGAATTCCGTGCGTATCTCGGAGATCGCATTATGCTGAATCTGATTAATCTGAAACAAGTATCGAAGGAGGATTTTGAGATCCGAGAATCTGGAGAGGTGAGAATGTCGGACGAAGCGAGGAAGACTGTGCTTGCCGCATACCAAAAAAGGAAGCAGGAAGAGATTACGCATCCGTTTCTCGGGGAGAAGATGACCATTGGACTTTTGCCGCACATTCAAGCACAGTTGTTGGCGAGATATGTCCGAGGCGATATGCAGGAGTATCCGCCATTTTATGTCAAGTAGAGAATTGTGAGATGGATATTCTAGTCAGTCCGTTGCTCTGATGAAAACAAGGATAACAGTCATATGATGGTACTTGTAAGTTACGACGTTTCGACGATGACAGCTGCGGGAGTCAAGCGGCTTCGGAAGATATCTGAGACATGTGTCGATTACGGAATGAGAGTTCAGAACTCAGTTTTCGAATGCAATGTCGAACCAGCGCAATGGGAGAGTCTCAGAGATCAATTGCTTTCGATGTACGAAGGAAAGAGTGATAGCTTGAGATTTTATTTCTTAGGTTCGAATTGGAAGAGGCGGGTTGAACATCATGGAAAGACAGGATTATCGGATGTAGAAGAGCCGATTATTGTTTAACGCTAACCGAAGCGTACATGAATGAAGACCCTTGTTTTCGTTGTGT is a genomic window containing:
- the cas4 gene encoding CRISPR-associated protein Cas4 → MIVLPNPIMYTEDDFFQISALQHYVYCPRQCALIHVEDVWQENVFTVRGDILHEKVDTDTYESRGTLKTVRGLKIHSFRLGISGRCDVVEFRRASDGADEPMPVEFKSGEPKDDISDKVQLCAQALCLEEMLNSSVKRGSFFYAKIRRRVQVEIDEHLRKQTEEVIANVRELIANKRTPAADFSAKCRNCSLEAVCMPKARNNRKLKRYMEMLYLP
- the cas1c gene encoding type I-C CRISPR-associated endonuclease Cas1c → MKKHLNTLYITSDDAYVHKERETFVVEVDNKKVFQAPVHSIENIVCFGFKSLSPPLMAFCAENNVGISYLSENGRFLARVTGPQQGNVLLRKAQYAMSDSEPQSLSVARPIIAAKVANYRNLLLRHQRNRPPVGDPVNGEDSEEPESEEEPSKAVESVAAAMGGRLEGIRKAETLDELRGLEGECAAMYFGVLSALIKVKDFEFTSRSKRPPLDPANALLSFLYAILVNDVRSALETTGLDPQVGFLHQLRSGRPSLALDIMEEFRAYLGDRIMLNLINLKQVSKEDFEIRESGEVRMSDEARKTVLAAYQKRKQEEITHPFLGEKMTIGLLPHIQAQLLARYVRGDMQEYPPFYVK
- the cas2 gene encoding CRISPR-associated endonuclease Cas2; translation: MMVLVSYDVSTMTAAGVKRLRKISETCVDYGMRVQNSVFECNVEPAQWESLRDQLLSMYEGKSDSLRFYFLGSNWKRRVEHHGKTGLSDVEEPIIV